From one Streptomyces sp. Q6 genomic stretch:
- a CDS encoding DHA2 family efflux MFS transporter permease subunit, protein MSQQPTQRGGAVWALVITSVAGFMAALDNLVVTTALPSIREDLGGALDDLEWTVSAYTLTFAVLLMFGAALGDRFGRRRLFLVGLTVFTGASAAAAMAPGIDSLIAARAVQGVGAAIMMPLTLTLLTAAVPVAKRGMAYGIWGAVNGLAVASGPLIGGSLTEHVSWHWIFWLNVPLGLALLPLARLRLKESYGSGARLDVAGTVLASGGLFGIVYGLVRAPIVGWTDTLVLTAMFAGAALLVGFVRHGIRSENPMLPMRLFRSRAFSGINTASLLMFLGMFGSIFLLSQFMQGVLGYSPTEAGLRMLPWTGMPMLVAPIAGILADRIGGRPVVAAGLFLQAVGLGWFASVVAADVSYAAQLPALIISGVGMSLYFAPASHLVMSSVREHEQGIASGANNALREVGGALGIAIMSSIFSARGGYDSAQHFVDGIEPALWVGSALVAVAGVAALLIPRARRTTAVVRDAESAPVLESV, encoded by the coding sequence ATGTCACAGCAGCCAACACAGCGCGGGGGAGCGGTCTGGGCCCTCGTCATCACCAGCGTCGCCGGATTCATGGCGGCTCTCGACAACCTCGTCGTCACCACCGCCCTGCCGTCCATCCGCGAGGACCTCGGCGGCGCTCTGGACGACCTGGAGTGGACGGTCAGCGCCTACACGCTCACCTTCGCCGTCCTGCTCATGTTCGGCGCGGCGCTCGGCGACCGGTTCGGCCGCAGGAGGCTCTTCCTCGTCGGGCTCACCGTCTTCACCGGGGCGTCCGCCGCGGCGGCCATGGCGCCCGGCATCGACTCGCTGATCGCCGCACGCGCGGTGCAGGGTGTCGGCGCCGCGATCATGATGCCGCTCACCCTGACCCTGCTGACCGCGGCCGTCCCGGTCGCCAAGCGCGGGATGGCCTACGGCATCTGGGGCGCCGTCAACGGTCTCGCCGTCGCCTCGGGGCCGCTCATCGGCGGCAGCCTGACCGAGCACGTCTCCTGGCACTGGATCTTCTGGCTGAACGTCCCGCTCGGCCTCGCCCTGCTCCCGCTCGCCCGGCTGCGCCTGAAGGAGTCCTACGGCTCCGGTGCCCGGCTCGACGTCGCCGGCACCGTGCTGGCCAGCGGTGGCCTCTTCGGGATCGTCTACGGGCTGGTCCGCGCCCCCATCGTCGGCTGGACCGACACCCTCGTACTGACCGCCATGTTCGCGGGCGCCGCCCTGCTCGTCGGGTTCGTGCGCCACGGCATCCGCAGCGAGAACCCCATGCTCCCCATGCGGCTCTTCCGCTCCCGCGCCTTCTCCGGGATCAACACCGCGAGCCTGCTGATGTTCCTCGGGATGTTCGGATCGATCTTCCTGCTCAGCCAGTTCATGCAGGGCGTGCTCGGCTACTCGCCGACCGAGGCGGGCCTGCGGATGCTGCCGTGGACCGGCATGCCGATGCTCGTCGCGCCGATCGCCGGAATCCTGGCCGACCGGATCGGCGGCCGCCCGGTCGTGGCCGCGGGACTCTTCCTCCAGGCCGTCGGACTCGGCTGGTTCGCCTCCGTGGTCGCCGCCGACGTCTCGTACGCCGCTCAACTGCCGGCCCTGATCATCAGCGGTGTGGGCATGTCCCTGTACTTCGCGCCCGCCTCCCACCTGGTCATGTCCAGCGTCCGTGAACACGAGCAGGGCATCGCGTCGGGCGCCAACAACGCGCTGCGCGAGGTCGGCGGAGCGCTCGGCATCGCGATCATGTCGTCGATCTTCTCGGCGCGGGGCGGCTACGACTCCGCGCAGCACTTCGTGGACGGCATCGAGCCCGCGCTGTGGGTCGGCTCCGCCCTGGTGGCCGTGGCGGGCGTCGCCGCGCTGCTCATCCCGCGGGCCCGGCGCACCACGGCCGTCGTGCGCGACGCCGAGTCCGCCCCGGTCCTGGAAAGCGTCTGA
- a CDS encoding amidohydrolase family protein: protein MADSPPQQPPPSGSAGPSGPSGDDAGPDGSGLLLCGARLTDGRTVDVRLGGGRIEAVGTAGSLTASVPRVDLSGHLLLPAPVEPHAHGDTALSADGEGPVSYAAEDVQRRATEASLLQLGHGATALRSHVRIGDMEGLGSMEAVLQARRSLVGLADLRAVAMPRLLTGLAGADGLAMLRDAVKMGASVVGGCPDLDPDPTGYVEAVLEVAAEHGCPVDLHTDGADPARLGRLAAAAGGLHTGVAVGPLGALARQPGEAARRVVDRLATAGVTVVCLPQGGCAGVDVRGIAPVRLLRAAGVRVAAGSGALRDVSNPVGRGDPLEAAYLLASQYGMRAEDAYAAVSSSARAALGLPEVRVEAGFPAELLAVRGDRLSGALSLAYSRIVVHRGRVVARTSAVREYCDSAVAVALDLPRQGRAAKYGGGGQA, encoded by the coding sequence ATGGCCGACAGCCCGCCGCAGCAGCCCCCTCCCTCCGGGTCCGCGGGCCCGTCGGGCCCGTCCGGCGACGACGCGGGGCCGGACGGCTCCGGCCTGCTGCTGTGCGGGGCGCGGCTCACCGACGGCAGGACCGTGGACGTACGGCTCGGCGGTGGACGCATCGAGGCGGTCGGCACCGCCGGCAGCCTCACCGCCTCCGTGCCGCGCGTGGACCTCTCCGGCCACCTCCTGCTGCCCGCACCCGTCGAACCGCACGCACACGGCGACACAGCTCTGTCGGCGGACGGCGAGGGCCCGGTCTCGTACGCCGCCGAGGACGTCCAACGGCGGGCCACCGAGGCTTCCTTGTTGCAGCTCGGGCACGGGGCCACCGCGCTGCGCTCCCATGTGCGGATCGGTGACATGGAGGGGCTCGGTTCGATGGAGGCCGTGCTTCAGGCGCGGCGTTCGCTGGTGGGGCTCGCGGATCTGCGGGCGGTGGCGATGCCGCGGCTGCTGACCGGGCTCGCCGGGGCGGACGGACTCGCCATGTTGCGGGACGCCGTGAAGATGGGCGCTTCTGTAGTGGGCGGGTGTCCCGATCTGGACCCCGACCCAACGGGCTACGTGGAGGCGGTGCTTGAGGTCGCCGCCGAGCACGGCTGCCCGGTCGACCTGCACACGGACGGCGCGGATCCGGCCCGGCTCGGGCGGCTCGCGGCGGCCGCGGGCGGGCTGCACACCGGCGTCGCCGTCGGGCCGCTCGGAGCGCTCGCGCGCCAGCCCGGTGAGGCGGCGCGGCGGGTCGTCGACCGGCTCGCGACAGCCGGGGTGACGGTGGTCTGCCTGCCGCAGGGCGGGTGCGCGGGCGTCGACGTGCGGGGCATCGCGCCGGTGCGGTTGTTGCGGGCGGCCGGGGTGCGCGTGGCCGCGGGCAGCGGGGCGCTGCGGGACGTGTCGAACCCGGTGGGCCGGGGCGATCCGCTGGAGGCCGCCTACTTGCTGGCGTCGCAGTACGGGATGCGGGCCGAGGACGCGTACGCGGCGGTGAGTTCGTCGGCGAGGGCGGCCCTCGGGCTGCCCGAGGTGCGCGTGGAGGCCGGGTTCCCGGCCGAGCTGCTCGCGGTGCGCGGCGATCGGCTGTCGGGGGCGCTCTCGCTCGCGTACAGCCGGATCGTGGTGCATCGGGGGCGGGTCGTGGCACGGACGAGTGCGGTACGGGAGTACTGCGACTCGGCGGTGGCCGTGGCGCTCGATCTGCCGCGGCAGGGGCGGGCCGCCAAGTACGGGGGCGGCGGGCAGGCTTGA
- a CDS encoding MaoC family dehydratase — protein sequence MATTIKYADVEVGTELPAQTFSVTRATLVQYAGASGDFNPIHWNEKFAVEVGLPDVIAHGMFTMAEAIRVVTDWVQDPAAVVEYGVRFTKPVVVPNDDKGAEIEVSAKVAAKLDDNRVRVDLVALCAGQKVLGMSRAVVQLV from the coding sequence ATGGCGACGACCATCAAGTACGCGGACGTCGAGGTCGGCACCGAGCTGCCGGCGCAGACGTTCTCCGTGACGCGCGCCACGCTCGTGCAGTACGCGGGCGCTTCCGGTGACTTCAACCCGATCCACTGGAACGAGAAGTTCGCGGTCGAGGTCGGCCTGCCCGACGTGATCGCGCACGGCATGTTCACCATGGCCGAGGCGATCCGCGTCGTCACGGACTGGGTCCAGGATCCGGCCGCCGTCGTCGAGTACGGCGTGCGCTTCACGAAGCCCGTCGTCGTCCCGAACGACGACAAGGGTGCCGAGATCGAGGTCAGCGCCAAGGTCGCGGCCAAGCTCGACGACAACCGCGTGCGGGTCGACCTCGTCGCCCTGTGCGCGGGGCAGAAGGTCCTCGGCATGTCGCGGGCGGTCGTTCAGCTGGTCTGA
- a CDS encoding helix-turn-helix domain-containing protein, with the protein MVRMSAEERRESVIRAAMIEFARGGYRGTSTEAIAKRVGVSQPYLFRLFPGKQAIFLAAARHCCESTTEVFRKAAEGLEGAKVEEALGGAYLSLISDEPDMLLMQMQIYVAVAAAEASGEAEFGAEIRRLWMEMYDTILLAMGADVEETTNFLAEGMLINVLVSMGFPPDHRVWAGCFQPSQSE; encoded by the coding sequence ATGGTCAGGATGAGTGCGGAGGAGCGGCGCGAGAGCGTCATTCGCGCGGCGATGATCGAGTTCGCCCGCGGCGGCTACAGGGGCACGTCCACCGAGGCGATCGCCAAGCGCGTGGGCGTCTCGCAGCCGTACCTCTTCCGGCTCTTCCCGGGCAAGCAGGCCATCTTCCTCGCGGCGGCCCGGCATTGCTGCGAGAGCACCACCGAGGTGTTCCGGAAGGCGGCCGAGGGGCTGGAGGGGGCCAAGGTCGAAGAGGCCTTGGGCGGTGCCTACTTGTCGCTCATCTCCGACGAGCCCGACATGCTGCTCATGCAGATGCAGATCTACGTGGCGGTGGCCGCCGCCGAAGCGTCCGGTGAAGCGGAGTTCGGCGCCGAGATCCGTCGCCTGTGGATGGAGATGTACGACACGATCCTGCTGGCGATGGGGGCGGACGTCGAGGAGACGACCAACTTCCTCGCCGAAGGGATGTTGATCAATGTCCTGGTGTCGATGGGCTTCCCGCCCGACCACCGGGTCTGGGCCGGCTGCTTCCAGCCGTCGCAGTCCGAGTAA
- the rpmG gene encoding 50S ribosomal protein L33: protein MAATDVRPKITLACVECKERNYITKKNRRNDPDRLEMKKHCPRCNAHTAHRETR from the coding sequence GTGGCTGCCACCGACGTCCGCCCGAAGATCACGCTGGCCTGCGTGGAGTGCAAGGAGCGGAACTACATCACCAAGAAGAACCGGCGTAACGACCCGGATCGACTGGAGATGAAGAAGCACTGCCCGCGTTGCAATGCGCACACCGCGCATCGTGAAACGCGATAA
- a CDS encoding UDP-N-acetylmuramate dehydrogenase: MRHVRAAPSERRGRSRTLDRVQELHDAPLAPLTTFRLGGPATRLITATTDAEVIDAVREADAAGTPLLIIGGGSNLVIGDKGFAGTALRIATQGFALDGTQLELAAGEVWTDAVARSVEAGLAGIECLAGIPGSAGATPIQNVGAYGQEVSATITEVIAYDRAIGETVTIPNAECAFSYRHSRFKAEPERYAVLRVRFDLEDAGGLSAPIKYPETARTLGVEAGDRVPAATARETVLKLRAGKGMVLDAEDHDTWSAGSFFTNPILTEAEFAAFRARVAERLGPDMKAPAFPAGEGLTKTSAAWLIDKAGFTKGYGTGPARISTKHTLALTNRGAATTEDLLDLAREVVAGVREAFGVTLVNEPVTVGVRL, translated from the coding sequence ATGCGGCACGTCAGAGCGGCCCCGTCCGAGCGGCGGGGCCGTTCTCGTACTCTGGACCGCGTGCAGGAACTCCACGACGCCCCCCTCGCCCCCCTGACCACCTTCCGGCTCGGCGGGCCCGCCACCCGGCTCATCACCGCGACGACCGACGCCGAGGTGATCGACGCGGTGCGCGAGGCCGACGCCGCAGGCACCCCGCTGCTGATCATCGGCGGCGGCAGCAACCTCGTCATCGGCGACAAGGGCTTCGCGGGCACCGCCCTGCGCATCGCCACCCAAGGCTTCGCACTCGACGGTACGCAGCTGGAACTGGCGGCCGGTGAGGTGTGGACCGACGCCGTCGCGCGCAGCGTCGAGGCCGGTCTCGCGGGCATCGAGTGCCTCGCCGGGATCCCCGGCTCCGCGGGCGCGACACCCATCCAGAACGTGGGGGCGTACGGCCAGGAGGTCTCTGCCACGATCACCGAGGTGATCGCCTACGACCGCGCCATTGGCGAGACGGTCACGATCCCGAACGCCGAGTGCGCCTTCTCGTACCGCCACAGCCGTTTCAAGGCCGAACCCGAGCGCTATGCAGTGCTGCGGGTGCGGTTCGACCTGGAGGACGCGGGCGGTCTCAGCGCGCCCATCAAGTACCCGGAGACCGCGCGCACCCTCGGTGTCGAGGCGGGCGACCGGGTGCCGGCCGCCACCGCGCGCGAGACCGTCCTGAAGCTGCGCGCGGGCAAGGGCATGGTGCTCGACGCGGAGGACCACGACACGTGGTCGGCCGGTTCGTTCTTCACCAACCCGATCCTCACGGAGGCGGAGTTCGCCGCCTTCCGCGCGCGCGTGGCCGAGCGGCTTGGGCCCGACATGAAGGCACCCGCCTTCCCCGCGGGCGAAGGGCTCACCAAGACGTCGGCGGCCTGGCTCATCGACAAGGCGGGCTTCACCAAGGGCTACGGGACGGGGCCGGCCCGCATCTCCACGAAGCACACCCTGGCGCTCACCAACCGGGGCGCGGCCACCACGGAGGACCTCCTCGACCTCGCGCGCGAGGTCGTCGCCGGAGTGCGCGAGGCCTTCGGCGTGACGCTCGTCAACGAGCCGGTGACGGTCGGCGTCCGGCTCTGA
- a CDS encoding MaoC family dehydratase N-terminal domain-containing protein — protein MALDQSFVGRTYPPTAPYEVGREKIREFAEAVGDANPAYVDREAARQLGHSDVIAPPTFVFAITFKAAGDVVHDPELGLDYSRVVHGDQKFAYTRPVRAGDRLSVTSTIEAIKSLAGNDIIDVRGEVHDEAGEHVVTAWTKLVSRAAEEA, from the coding sequence ATGGCGCTCGACCAGTCCTTCGTGGGGCGGACCTACCCGCCCACCGCCCCGTACGAGGTCGGCCGGGAGAAGATCCGCGAGTTCGCCGAGGCGGTGGGGGACGCCAACCCCGCCTACGTCGACCGTGAGGCCGCGCGTCAGCTCGGTCACTCCGACGTGATCGCCCCGCCCACTTTTGTGTTCGCGATCACCTTCAAGGCCGCGGGCGACGTCGTCCACGACCCGGAGCTCGGGCTCGACTACAGCCGGGTCGTGCACGGTGACCAGAAGTTCGCGTACACGCGTCCGGTGCGGGCCGGCGATCGACTCTCCGTGACCTCGACCATCGAGGCCATCAAGTCGCTCGCGGGCAACGACATCATCGACGTCCGCGGCGAGGTCCACGACGAAGCCGGCGAGCACGTCGTGACCGCCTGGACCAAGCTCGTCTCGCGCGCCGCAGAGGAGGCCTGA
- a CDS encoding DUF3291 domain-containing protein yields the protein MPTLPWTVPNTPPARAEATVFASRFETRTLWGALKFLLRTPTIWRQVGRAPGAYGATLKAAPFRRTFWTLSVWESPEALKAFAASAPHGPIAAGLRGQMKDSAFRTWRTTTDELPLDWKDVLRRFS from the coding sequence GTGCCGACACTGCCCTGGACCGTTCCGAACACGCCGCCCGCGCGCGCGGAGGCCACGGTCTTCGCCTCCCGCTTCGAGACCCGCACCCTGTGGGGCGCCCTGAAGTTCCTCCTCCGTACGCCCACCATCTGGCGCCAGGTGGGACGCGCACCCGGCGCCTACGGGGCCACCTTGAAGGCGGCGCCCTTCCGGCGCACCTTCTGGACGCTGTCCGTCTGGGAGTCGCCCGAGGCGCTCAAGGCCTTCGCGGCCTCGGCGCCGCACGGCCCGATCGCGGCGGGCCTGCGCGGACAGATGAAGGACTCCGCCTTCCGCACCTGGCGGACGACCACCGACGAACTGCCACTGGACTGGAAGGACGTCCTGCGGCGCTTCTCGTGA